One Natator depressus isolate rNatDep1 chromosome 3, rNatDep2.hap1, whole genome shotgun sequence DNA segment encodes these proteins:
- the RMND1 gene encoding required for meiotic nuclear division protein 1 homolog isoform X4 — MQCTAFATADEYHLGNLCHDLTSYGYVEITSLPRDAANVLVIGTENAAKEYDLGMIFFFREGSVVFWNVEEKTMKKIMQVLERHEIQPYEVALVHWENEEINYRRGEGQSKLHRGEILLNSDLDIDEVILQKFAFSNALCLSVKLAIWESSLDNFVESIQSIPEILKSRKKVKLSHADVMQKIGELFALRHCINLSSDLLITPDFYWDRENLEELYDKTCQFLSINRRVKVMNEKLQHCMELTDLMRNHLNEKRALRLEWMIVILITIEVMFELARVVF; from the exons ATGCAGTGCACAGCCTTCGCAACAGCAGATGAATATCATCTTGGTAATCTGTGTCATGACCTGACTTCATATGGATATGTTGAAATAACAAGTTTGCCTAGAG ATGCAGCAAATGTTTTGGTGATTGGCACAGAAAATGCTGCAAAAGAATATGATCTTGGTATGATCTTTTTCTTCAG GGAAGGGTCTGTTGTGTTTTGGAATGTGGAAGAGAAAACT ATGAAGAAAATAATGCAAGTGCTGGAGCGGCATGAAATTCAGCCTTATGAAGTTGCACTGGTTCACTGGGAGAATGAAGAAATTAACTACAGGAGAGGAGA AGGCCAGTCAAAGCTCCACAGAGGAGAAATCTTGTTAAATTCTGACCTGGATATTGATGAAGTAATTCTGCAGAAATTTGCCTTTTCAAATGCTCTTTGCCTTTCTG TAAAACTGGCCATTTGGGAATCATCCTTGGATAATTTTGTGGAATCTATCCAGTCAATTCCTGAG ATattaaaatcaagaaaaaaagtGAAACTCTCTCATGCTGATGTAATGCAGAAAATTGGGGAACTCTTTGCCTTAcg GCACTGTATAAATCTGAGTTCAGACCTGCTGATAACTCCTGACTTCTACTGGGACAGAGAGAATCTTGAAGAGCTTTATGACAAAACCTGTCAGTTTCTCAGCATTAATCGCAGAGTTAAA GTAATGAATGAGAAACTTCAGCACTGCATGGAATTGACAGACCTGATGCGAAATCACCTGAATGAAAAACGTGCCCTGCGCTTGGAATGGATGATAGTCATACTCATCACTATAGAG GTCATGTTTGAACTTGCCAGAGTAGTTTTCTGA
- the RMND1 gene encoding required for meiotic nuclear division protein 1 homolog isoform X1 encodes MTQARLVAPSIRIISAAGRRNKPAGRGRTGAELVDEGAWLHVQREAMTVKLLGFLARCSHVLMKICECQGLHKPRHSVLKLSNDVVRASFRTLAPNKDLNLCTPETATCCLTNLCVRLKNWQMSEAKIVNYQIGEVYPPFRDHFDTLRTVNYKHGLSSARKFMKIPTRPYSIVSTSKILPKQSILPTKRPPKAPRTKQPSRANQPLVSETEDLMQCTAFATADEYHLGNLCHDLTSYGYVEITSLPRDAANVLVIGTENAAKEYDLGMIFFFREGSVVFWNVEEKTMKKIMQVLERHEIQPYEVALVHWENEEINYRRGEGQSKLHRGEILLNSDLDIDEVILQKFAFSNALCLSVKLAIWESSLDNFVESIQSIPEILKSRKKVKLSHADVMQKIGELFALRHCINLSSDLLITPDFYWDRENLEELYDKTCQFLSINRRVKVMNEKLQHCMELTDLMRNHLNEKRALRLEWMIVILITIEVMFELARVVF; translated from the exons ttCAGAGAGAAGCGATGACAGTAAAACTGTTGGGATTCCTGGCTAGATGTTCCCatgttttaatgaaaatatgTGAATGCCAAGGCCTTCATAAACCTAGGCATTCAGTGTTGAAACTAAGCAATGATGTTGTCAGGGCATCATTCAGAACTCTAGCACCAAACAAAGACTTGAACTTGTGCACTCCTGAAACTGCTACCTGTTGCTTGACAAATCTGTGTGTGCGACTCAAGAATTGGCAAATGTCAGAAGCAAAAATTGTGAATTACCAGATCGGAGAAGTTTATCCTCCATTCAGGGACCATTTTGATACTCTGAGGACCGTGAACTACAAGCATGGACTAAGTAGTGCTAGAAAGTTTATGAAAATACCAACAAGACCTTACTCAATTGTATCAACTAGTAAAATACTGCCAAAACAAAGTATTCTGCCAACTAAGAGACCACCGAAAGCACCTAGGACCAAACAGCCATCCAGAGCTAACCAGCCACTAGTGTCAGAAACTGAG GATCTGATGCAGTGCACAGCCTTCGCAACAGCAGATGAATATCATCTTGGTAATCTGTGTCATGACCTGACTTCATATGGATATGTTGAAATAACAAGTTTGCCTAGAG ATGCAGCAAATGTTTTGGTGATTGGCACAGAAAATGCTGCAAAAGAATATGATCTTGGTATGATCTTTTTCTTCAG GGAAGGGTCTGTTGTGTTTTGGAATGTGGAAGAGAAAACT ATGAAGAAAATAATGCAAGTGCTGGAGCGGCATGAAATTCAGCCTTATGAAGTTGCACTGGTTCACTGGGAGAATGAAGAAATTAACTACAGGAGAGGAGA AGGCCAGTCAAAGCTCCACAGAGGAGAAATCTTGTTAAATTCTGACCTGGATATTGATGAAGTAATTCTGCAGAAATTTGCCTTTTCAAATGCTCTTTGCCTTTCTG TAAAACTGGCCATTTGGGAATCATCCTTGGATAATTTTGTGGAATCTATCCAGTCAATTCCTGAG ATattaaaatcaagaaaaaaagtGAAACTCTCTCATGCTGATGTAATGCAGAAAATTGGGGAACTCTTTGCCTTAcg GCACTGTATAAATCTGAGTTCAGACCTGCTGATAACTCCTGACTTCTACTGGGACAGAGAGAATCTTGAAGAGCTTTATGACAAAACCTGTCAGTTTCTCAGCATTAATCGCAGAGTTAAA GTAATGAATGAGAAACTTCAGCACTGCATGGAATTGACAGACCTGATGCGAAATCACCTGAATGAAAAACGTGCCCTGCGCTTGGAATGGATGATAGTCATACTCATCACTATAGAG GTCATGTTTGAACTTGCCAGAGTAGTTTTCTGA
- the RMND1 gene encoding required for meiotic nuclear division protein 1 homolog isoform X2, with protein sequence MTVKLLGFLARCSHVLMKICECQGLHKPRHSVLKLSNDVVRASFRTLAPNKDLNLCTPETATCCLTNLCVRLKNWQMSEAKIVNYQIGEVYPPFRDHFDTLRTVNYKHGLSSARKFMKIPTRPYSIVSTSKILPKQSILPTKRPPKAPRTKQPSRANQPLVSETEDLMQCTAFATADEYHLGNLCHDLTSYGYVEITSLPRDAANVLVIGTENAAKEYDLGMIFFFREGSVVFWNVEEKTMKKIMQVLERHEIQPYEVALVHWENEEINYRRGEGQSKLHRGEILLNSDLDIDEVILQKFAFSNALCLSVKLAIWESSLDNFVESIQSIPEILKSRKKVKLSHADVMQKIGELFALRHCINLSSDLLITPDFYWDRENLEELYDKTCQFLSINRRVKVMNEKLQHCMELTDLMRNHLNEKRALRLEWMIVILITIEVMFELARVVF encoded by the exons ATGACAGTAAAACTGTTGGGATTCCTGGCTAGATGTTCCCatgttttaatgaaaatatgTGAATGCCAAGGCCTTCATAAACCTAGGCATTCAGTGTTGAAACTAAGCAATGATGTTGTCAGGGCATCATTCAGAACTCTAGCACCAAACAAAGACTTGAACTTGTGCACTCCTGAAACTGCTACCTGTTGCTTGACAAATCTGTGTGTGCGACTCAAGAATTGGCAAATGTCAGAAGCAAAAATTGTGAATTACCAGATCGGAGAAGTTTATCCTCCATTCAGGGACCATTTTGATACTCTGAGGACCGTGAACTACAAGCATGGACTAAGTAGTGCTAGAAAGTTTATGAAAATACCAACAAGACCTTACTCAATTGTATCAACTAGTAAAATACTGCCAAAACAAAGTATTCTGCCAACTAAGAGACCACCGAAAGCACCTAGGACCAAACAGCCATCCAGAGCTAACCAGCCACTAGTGTCAGAAACTGAG GATCTGATGCAGTGCACAGCCTTCGCAACAGCAGATGAATATCATCTTGGTAATCTGTGTCATGACCTGACTTCATATGGATATGTTGAAATAACAAGTTTGCCTAGAG ATGCAGCAAATGTTTTGGTGATTGGCACAGAAAATGCTGCAAAAGAATATGATCTTGGTATGATCTTTTTCTTCAG GGAAGGGTCTGTTGTGTTTTGGAATGTGGAAGAGAAAACT ATGAAGAAAATAATGCAAGTGCTGGAGCGGCATGAAATTCAGCCTTATGAAGTTGCACTGGTTCACTGGGAGAATGAAGAAATTAACTACAGGAGAGGAGA AGGCCAGTCAAAGCTCCACAGAGGAGAAATCTTGTTAAATTCTGACCTGGATATTGATGAAGTAATTCTGCAGAAATTTGCCTTTTCAAATGCTCTTTGCCTTTCTG TAAAACTGGCCATTTGGGAATCATCCTTGGATAATTTTGTGGAATCTATCCAGTCAATTCCTGAG ATattaaaatcaagaaaaaaagtGAAACTCTCTCATGCTGATGTAATGCAGAAAATTGGGGAACTCTTTGCCTTAcg GCACTGTATAAATCTGAGTTCAGACCTGCTGATAACTCCTGACTTCTACTGGGACAGAGAGAATCTTGAAGAGCTTTATGACAAAACCTGTCAGTTTCTCAGCATTAATCGCAGAGTTAAA GTAATGAATGAGAAACTTCAGCACTGCATGGAATTGACAGACCTGATGCGAAATCACCTGAATGAAAAACGTGCCCTGCGCTTGGAATGGATGATAGTCATACTCATCACTATAGAG GTCATGTTTGAACTTGCCAGAGTAGTTTTCTGA
- the RMND1 gene encoding required for meiotic nuclear division protein 1 homolog isoform X3 has protein sequence MDLMQCTAFATADEYHLGNLCHDLTSYGYVEITSLPRDAANVLVIGTENAAKEYDLGMIFFFREGSVVFWNVEEKTMKKIMQVLERHEIQPYEVALVHWENEEINYRRGEGQSKLHRGEILLNSDLDIDEVILQKFAFSNALCLSVKLAIWESSLDNFVESIQSIPEILKSRKKVKLSHADVMQKIGELFALRHCINLSSDLLITPDFYWDRENLEELYDKTCQFLSINRRVKVMNEKLQHCMELTDLMRNHLNEKRALRLEWMIVILITIEVMFELARVVF, from the exons GATCTGATGCAGTGCACAGCCTTCGCAACAGCAGATGAATATCATCTTGGTAATCTGTGTCATGACCTGACTTCATATGGATATGTTGAAATAACAAGTTTGCCTAGAG ATGCAGCAAATGTTTTGGTGATTGGCACAGAAAATGCTGCAAAAGAATATGATCTTGGTATGATCTTTTTCTTCAG GGAAGGGTCTGTTGTGTTTTGGAATGTGGAAGAGAAAACT ATGAAGAAAATAATGCAAGTGCTGGAGCGGCATGAAATTCAGCCTTATGAAGTTGCACTGGTTCACTGGGAGAATGAAGAAATTAACTACAGGAGAGGAGA AGGCCAGTCAAAGCTCCACAGAGGAGAAATCTTGTTAAATTCTGACCTGGATATTGATGAAGTAATTCTGCAGAAATTTGCCTTTTCAAATGCTCTTTGCCTTTCTG TAAAACTGGCCATTTGGGAATCATCCTTGGATAATTTTGTGGAATCTATCCAGTCAATTCCTGAG ATattaaaatcaagaaaaaaagtGAAACTCTCTCATGCTGATGTAATGCAGAAAATTGGGGAACTCTTTGCCTTAcg GCACTGTATAAATCTGAGTTCAGACCTGCTGATAACTCCTGACTTCTACTGGGACAGAGAGAATCTTGAAGAGCTTTATGACAAAACCTGTCAGTTTCTCAGCATTAATCGCAGAGTTAAA GTAATGAATGAGAAACTTCAGCACTGCATGGAATTGACAGACCTGATGCGAAATCACCTGAATGAAAAACGTGCCCTGCGCTTGGAATGGATGATAGTCATACTCATCACTATAGAG GTCATGTTTGAACTTGCCAGAGTAGTTTTCTGA